A region of Lacinutrix sp. Hel_I_90 DNA encodes the following proteins:
- a CDS encoding peptidylprolyl isomerase has protein sequence MKIQLKGFFFAFFFGMLFMTQAQEDKVLFTVENEPVYTQEFIRVYNKNLDLVKDESQKDIDAYLKLFINYKLKLREARQMKLDEKQSYKTELQSYKNQLSKNYLSDSKVTDTLVMEAYERLKQEVNANHILVRLDENASVEDTLAAYNEALKLRNRVLDEGYAAVQKDVHNGRTIFAENLGYFSAFKMVYPFENAAYNTKTGEISMPFRTRFGYHIVEVLDKRASRGEVSVAHIMLNENQDSTEDSEVKINEIYQRLKQGEAFEALAKQFSQDKSSSAKGGLLKPFSGGELSSLEFEEMAFGLNKVGEISKPFKTNFGWHIIKLIDKKPMSTYSDMKSELESKIKRDTRSKIINDSRVNDLKARYTIVENSDGLNYFKTIVNEEYQNKRWNLPSDFEAEKTLVKIQDKELTYGDFGIYLVKSQRNSNAANSIDAIVENRYKDFLDNQLLKYEEDNLINENKEFAQIVDEYRDGLLLFDLMESEIWSAGKNDTIAIQKYFEAYKSNYFFKERVVAVVASSATKAELKKVAKLFEKNKSVEEIKKVINTDSAINVSFTMGEMDASHQALPDNFIFKKGISKIYKHNDAYVVVKVDDVLPKSQKTIEEAKGRVISDYQEFKENNWLKELAFKYTVKVNQDALESVKAKLN, from the coding sequence AGGATTCTTTTTTGCCTTCTTTTTCGGAATGCTTTTTATGACACAAGCTCAAGAAGATAAAGTGTTGTTTACTGTTGAGAATGAGCCTGTGTATACCCAAGAGTTTATTCGTGTTTATAACAAAAATTTAGATTTAGTAAAAGATGAATCGCAAAAAGACATTGATGCTTATCTAAAACTTTTCATAAATTATAAGCTAAAACTTAGAGAAGCACGACAAATGAAGTTAGACGAGAAACAGTCTTATAAAACAGAATTGCAAAGTTATAAAAATCAATTGTCTAAAAATTATTTGAGTGATAGCAAAGTGACAGATACTTTGGTTATGGAAGCTTACGAAAGGCTAAAGCAAGAAGTCAACGCAAACCATATTTTAGTGAGACTTGATGAAAACGCAAGTGTAGAAGATACTTTAGCGGCTTATAATGAAGCCTTAAAGCTTAGAAACCGTGTGCTAGATGAAGGTTATGCAGCAGTACAGAAAGATGTGCATAACGGAAGAACCATTTTTGCAGAAAATCTAGGGTATTTTTCAGCCTTTAAAATGGTGTACCCTTTTGAAAACGCCGCGTATAATACGAAAACAGGTGAGATTTCAATGCCTTTTAGAACTCGATTTGGATATCATATTGTTGAAGTTTTAGATAAAAGAGCATCTAGAGGTGAAGTGTCTGTAGCGCATATTATGCTCAATGAAAACCAAGATAGCACTGAAGATAGTGAAGTAAAAATAAATGAAATTTACCAACGCTTAAAACAAGGGGAAGCGTTTGAAGCTTTGGCTAAACAGTTTTCCCAAGATAAAAGCTCATCTGCTAAAGGCGGATTACTAAAACCATTCTCAGGAGGAGAGTTGAGTTCTTTAGAGTTTGAAGAAATGGCCTTTGGATTAAATAAAGTAGGGGAAATTTCAAAACCCTTTAAAACAAATTTTGGATGGCATATTATTAAATTAATAGACAAAAAACCAATGTCTACTTATAGCGATATGAAATCAGAATTAGAAAGCAAAATTAAAAGAGACACGCGATCAAAAATTATAAATGATTCTCGGGTTAATGATTTAAAAGCAAGGTATACCATTGTTGAAAATAGTGACGGATTAAATTATTTTAAGACGATAGTAAATGAAGAGTATCAAAATAAACGTTGGAATCTGCCTTCCGATTTTGAGGCAGAAAAAACCTTAGTAAAAATTCAAGACAAAGAATTAACCTATGGCGATTTTGGTATTTATTTAGTAAAAAGCCAGCGCAACAGCAATGCAGCAAATTCAATTGATGCCATAGTTGAGAATCGTTATAAAGATTTTTTAGATAACCAATTATTAAAATATGAAGAAGATAATTTAATAAACGAAAATAAAGAGTTTGCTCAAATTGTTGACGAATACAGAGATGGTTTACTATTATTCGACTTAATGGAAAGTGAAATTTGGAGTGCGGGGAAAAACGATACAATAGCCATTCAAAAGTATTTTGAAGCCTATAAGTCCAATTACTTTTTTAAAGAACGTGTTGTAGCAGTTGTAGCCTCTTCAGCAACAAAAGCTGAGCTTAAAAAAGTCGCTAAGCTTTTTGAGAAAAATAAAAGTGTCGAAGAGATAAAAAAGGTAATAAATACAGATAGTGCTATAAACGTGAGCTTTACAATGGGTGAGATGGATGCGTCTCATCAGGCACTTCCTGATAATTTTATCTTTAAAAAGGGTATTTCTAAAATATACAAACATAATGACGCCTATGTTGTGGTTAAGGTTGACGATGTGCTTCCTAAATCACAAAAAACAATTGAAGAAGCTAAAGGGAGAGTTATTAGTGATTACCAAGAGTTTAAAGAAAATAATTGGCTAAAAGAATTGGCTTTTAAATATACTGTTAAAGTAAATCAAGACGCTTTAGAATCTGTAAAAGCAAAGCTCAACTAA